The following proteins are co-located in the Silene latifolia isolate original U9 population chromosome 1, ASM4854445v1, whole genome shotgun sequence genome:
- the LOC141596415 gene encoding putative nucleoredoxin 1-1 has product MDSIPKKEHEDEEELEVAAVNIKQGDHVDVKALLSSKARDFLVTSKGGKIVPISGLDGKFVIVCCFLLPIDMDTIEISICHAIEALYSELSLNGIADNVKLVIVAKIAPGFSNADFDSFFSRLSVNCLAIPFSDSKSRDKICKSFGLRTAESSSGVVPCLVVHPNGKALQYDPFFLYDYGAKSFPFTKEHVDNIRRQDDIIKKRLRSTDSPIFLEELLQCGSLSRIASEYDYIPTSDLKDTVVALYLCYDESFMGKLQDIHQKCFDEGFKFEIVLVPLPFYRHYETPSFHDRMKQLAMKHTRSSTWWTFPFDDKIYRTLWRLFSCEMEDQLIVLPHGQCLGDLWGKDIATFYGMNAYPFTRDVIISQNVNELRSFTLQQLLGNTLMSDLQNKNVMNVLLYLDYPTFDHKGGYLYNTLKQEYQGIKDKYEGSEVIFVSLEPESENSRMSEMKWPILPPEMFESVIKHIFPDYFVHPTLVAFGRDGKILSRSAQYRLPVSTSSASLFDDTLASEIETEIKWKIK; this is encoded by the coding sequence ATGGATTCAATTCCAAAAAAGGAGCACGAGGACGAGGAGGAGCTAGAAGTTGCTGCAGTTAATATCAAGCAAGGCGACCATGTTGATGTTAAAGCCTTACTGTCCTCCAAAGCTCGAGATTTCCTGGTTACGAGTAAAGGTGGTAAAATAGTTCCTATCTCTGGGCTTGACGGGAAGTTTGTCATTGTCTGTTGCTTCCTCCTTCctattgatatggacaccatcgAAATCAGTATTTGCCACGCCATTGAAGCGTTATACTCTGAACTATCTCTCAATGGAATTGCAGATAATGTTAAATTGGTCATTGTTGCTAAGATTGCTCCTGGTTTTAGCAATGCTGACTTTGACAGCTTTTTTTCTCGGTTATCAGTTAATTGCCTTGCCATCCCTTTTTCCGACTCCAAGTCTCGTGACAAGATTTGCAAGTCTTTTGGATTGCGTACAGCCGAGAGTAGTTCAGGGGTGGTGCCATGTCTTGTTGTTCATCCCAATGGAAAGGCATTGCAGTATGACCCTTTTTTCCTTTACGATTATGGAGCTAAATCTTTTCCGTTTACTAAGGAGCACGTTGATAATATAAGAAGACAAGACGATATTATCAAAAAAAGGCTGCGTTCCACCGACTCTCCTATATTCCTCGAGGAACTTCTTCAATGTGGTTCTCTCTCACGAATAGCCAGTGAGTACGATTATATACCTACATCAGACCTCAAAGATACAGTTGTTGCATTATACCTATGCTATGATGAGAGCTTCATGGGTAAGCTTCAAGATATCCATCAAAAATGTTTCGATGAAGGGTTTAAGTTTGAGATCGTCCTTGTCCCTTTACCCTTTTATCGTCATTATGAAACCCCATCGTTTCATGACCGTATGAAACAATTAGCCATGAAACATACCAGAAGTTCAACATGGTGGACATTTCCCTTTGACGACAAGATATATCGTACCCTCTGGCGCCTCTTTTCGTGTGAGATGGAAGATCAATTAATCGTTTTGCCACATGGTCAATGTCTTGGGGACCTTTGGGGAAAAGATATTGCAACTTTTTACGGAATGAATGCGTATCCCTTCACAAGGGATGTTATCATCAGTCAGAATGTCAATGAGCTTAGATCATTCACCCTCCAACAATTGCTCGGAAATACTCTCATGTCCGATCTTCAAAACAAGAATGTTATGAATGTTCTCCTTTACCTTGACTATCCCACATTTGATCATAAAGGTGGATACCTCTACAATACTCTGAAGCAGGAATACCAAGGAATTAAGGACAAATATGAAGGCAGTGAAGTGATTTTTGTTTCTTTGGAACCCGAATCTGAAAATAGCCGAATGTCCGAGATGAAGTGGCCCATTTTACCTCCAGAGATGTTTGAATCTGTCATCAAACATATATTTCCTGATTATTTCGTTCATCCGACGCTAGTTGCATTTGGGAGAGACGGAAAAATTCTCTCTCGATCTGCTCAATATCGTCTACCCGTGTCAACTTCCTCTGCTTCCCTGTTTGATGACACGTTGGCATCCGAGATTGAAACtgaaataaagtggaaaatcaaATAG